In a genomic window of Halobiforma lacisalsi AJ5:
- a CDS encoding GNAT family N-acetyltransferase, with translation MSVNIDSRVVAPGSDDYVDEAWRLKEEISRQEGVLKQRHDFFTDAYRRSKVHCYVRDEELIGFAAVRRDGYILFLAVAPECRGEGIGKRLVARVADDHDSITCHARTSNENALQFYEHLGFEINRRIDDYYEDGGDAYYLKLGSDVGIADKISELMRR, from the coding sequence GTGAGCGTCAACATCGACAGCCGCGTCGTCGCCCCGGGGAGCGACGACTACGTCGACGAGGCCTGGCGGCTCAAAGAGGAGATCAGCCGCCAGGAGGGCGTCCTCAAACAGCGCCACGATTTCTTTACTGACGCCTATCGCCGCTCGAAGGTCCACTGCTACGTCCGCGACGAGGAACTCATCGGATTCGCCGCCGTCCGCCGCGACGGCTACATTCTCTTTCTCGCGGTCGCCCCTGAGTGTCGAGGCGAAGGGATCGGCAAACGACTGGTCGCCCGCGTCGCCGACGACCACGATTCGATCACCTGCCACGCCCGGACGAGCAACGAGAACGCCCTCCAGTTCTACGAACACCTCGGGTTCGAGATCAATCGACGGATCGACGACTACTACGAGGACGGCGGCGACGCCTACTACCTGAAACTCGGCAGCGACGTCGGGATCGCCGACAAGATTTCCGAACTGATGCGCCGATAG
- a CDS encoding archease — protein MAFELRDHTADVAVAATGGTLEEVFAAVADGLAAASTDEVPEGTGERFRVSVTAESREALLFDYLDELIYRRDVRAALPVDHRVESIERGGNGEGDGDEDGDGDGNRDGEHESWTLEATTRGVPLSEIDAREVKAVTYSEMRLERTDDGWEAYVVFDV, from the coding sequence ATGGCCTTCGAACTGCGAGACCATACGGCGGACGTCGCCGTCGCGGCTACCGGCGGGACGCTGGAAGAAGTTTTTGCCGCCGTCGCCGACGGCCTCGCGGCCGCGTCGACGGACGAGGTACCCGAAGGGACCGGCGAGCGGTTCCGGGTGTCGGTGACGGCCGAGAGCCGCGAAGCGCTGCTGTTCGACTATCTGGACGAGTTGATTTACCGCCGGGACGTCCGTGCGGCGCTGCCGGTCGACCACCGGGTCGAGTCGATCGAGAGGGGCGGAAACGGAGAAGGAGACGGGGACGAGGACGGAGACGGAGACGGGAACAGGGACGGCGAGCACGAGTCCTGGACTCTCGAGGCGACCACTCGCGGCGTTCCTCTCTCCGAAATCGACGCCCGCGAGGTGAAGGCCGTGACCTACTCGGAGATGCGACTCGAGCGAACCGACGACGGGTGGGAGGCGTACGTCGTTTTCGACGTCTGA
- a CDS encoding DoxX family protein, which produces MAPESSTDGDGWVAAGRPAATAVALVVLAITAVPRARAHEEYVVDGERETGVIEFLIEALTDPFVVGPLLAGGALALGAVVGYLLVQPVQRDIAAFRHAMGEYNGFVPWLLRISFGIPFIGAGFSGYFISPAVDVELRLLQVALGFFLLFGLATRVVALVALATYLVGVAVRPELLLQLEYAGGLAAIALIGSGRPSGDHVLQRVAGSPGTVYRRFDPVHDVSRRFQEWVADYERFLPTVVRAGLGVSFIYLGLTQKLLRPGLALAVVDRYDLTTALPVAPELWVLGAGLAEMALGLALLAGFFTRATAATAIAMFSLTLFALPDDPVLAHVGLFGMASTLLITGAGPYALDGRLERVTTDEERLSEAAAEIGSD; this is translated from the coding sequence GTGGCTCCTGAATCCAGCACCGACGGGGACGGGTGGGTCGCGGCCGGACGCCCGGCGGCGACCGCCGTCGCGCTCGTCGTCCTCGCGATCACCGCGGTTCCCCGTGCACGCGCCCACGAGGAGTACGTCGTGGACGGGGAGCGCGAGACCGGCGTCATCGAGTTCCTGATCGAGGCGCTCACCGATCCGTTCGTCGTCGGACCGCTGCTTGCCGGTGGGGCCCTCGCCCTGGGCGCAGTCGTGGGATACCTGCTCGTCCAGCCCGTCCAGCGGGACATCGCGGCCTTTCGGCACGCGATGGGGGAGTACAACGGATTCGTCCCCTGGCTGTTGCGGATCTCCTTTGGCATCCCGTTTATCGGGGCCGGGTTCAGCGGCTACTTCATCAGCCCTGCCGTAGACGTCGAGTTGCGGCTCCTTCAGGTCGCGCTCGGGTTCTTCCTGCTTTTCGGGCTCGCGACCCGGGTCGTCGCCCTCGTCGCGCTCGCCACCTACCTCGTCGGCGTCGCCGTTCGGCCCGAGTTACTGTTGCAACTCGAGTACGCCGGCGGACTCGCCGCCATCGCACTGATCGGGAGCGGCCGCCCCAGCGGCGACCACGTCCTCCAGCGGGTCGCGGGCTCGCCGGGGACCGTCTACCGCCGGTTCGACCCGGTCCACGACGTCTCCAGGCGCTTTCAGGAGTGGGTGGCGGACTACGAACGGTTCCTGCCGACGGTCGTCCGGGCGGGTCTGGGGGTGTCGTTCATCTACCTCGGCCTGACCCAGAAGCTCCTCCGTCCGGGGCTCGCGCTCGCGGTGGTCGATCGCTATGACCTCACTACGGCCCTCCCCGTCGCGCCGGAACTGTGGGTACTCGGGGCCGGACTGGCCGAGATGGCGCTCGGCCTCGCGCTGCTCGCCGGGTTCTTCACCCGTGCGACGGCCGCGACCGCCATCGCGATGTTCAGCCTCACGCTGTTCGCGCTCCCCGACGATCCGGTCCTCGCACACGTCGGGCTGTTCGGGATGGCCTCGACCCTGCTGATCACCGGCGCCGGCCCGTACGCCCTCGACGGGCGACTCGAGCGCGTCACGACCGACGAAGAACGACTGTCCGAAGCAGCGGCGGAGATCGGTTCGGACTGA